The Flavobacterium johnsoniae UW101 genomic interval CTATGATAATTTTTAAAAATTAGAGCAAATTGAGCTGTAAAAAAATCATTCTGAGCAATCATAGATGCATCAAAATAATTTGAAAAATCATCATCTGTAATATCTTCTATTTTTTTCCCTATTTTTTCTAAAACTTTTTTTATGGCAAATCTAAAACTCATATCACCACTTGAATTTATCAAATTACTCTCGGTTAATTCTACGCCTCTTTCTTTTAATGACTCAAGTGATTTTCTAAATGGATCCACTATACTTTTTATCCATCTTGTGATTACATCTGGATCACATTCTTCTTTAATATCTGAATTCAAACCATTAAAAGGAATGTATCTTACATAAGAAATTTTATTTCCATTTACATATACATCACTAATTATATTATTTGCAATTGCTTCTAACAAATGTGTCTTACCACTCCCATTTAAACCTGTTAAAACTGAAAAATTAGGAAGTTCAAACTCACAAACGTCTATAGATTTGTATTTATTTTTTATAACAATTTTTATCACTACTACTCTTTTTATATTTATTATAATACATTTTAAACAAAACCATCAATGTTCCCCATATCCAATATCATCCATTTTACCGCTGAAAACGCGATACTGAATAATAAAATAAATAATAACCAGAAACAAAGCGATAAAAAACCAGCTCAATCCGGCGCTTAATCCGTATTCATGAGCAGCGGTGTTGTAAATCGTTAACGACGGATTTACTTTATTGGTTGATGGCAGAACATTTGGAAAAATTGAAACAGCTGTTGAAGCAAATCCGCCTACTAAAAATAAAGTTGAAAATATAAATCCGTGACCGTCTTTTTTAAAGGAACGTACTTTAAATAAACCCGCAATACCAACAAAAGTTAAAAGCGGGAAAAACCACAAAATAGGATTTTCAACAAAATTATGAAACGGTTTCGGCTCTATAAAATGCCAGATTTGTAACGATATACAAACTAAAACCAGCAGAACAATATTCAAGACAAAAACCACTTTTTTGAGTTTTGGGTTCAACGATGAATTTGTTTTATAAATAATCCAGTTGGCACCGTGAATTGTTAGAGCAACCACACTCACAATTCCTAAGAAAAGTGTAAACCAGTCGATAATTCCCAATTCATTTGCCTGCGGACTAAAAGTTGGATTCCACAAAGGCAGAAAGAAAAAATGAGGTTCCTGAGTAGAAACGCCATTTTGAACCATTCCGAGATTGACACCGCGAACAATATTTCCTAAAGCAATTCCGAAGAATAACGCCAAAAGCAGACTCGCAATCCCGAAAGCTTTGTCCCAAATACTTTCCCACATTGGATTATGAATTTGTCCGCGCATTTCAAGTCCGATGGCACGGAAAATCAAAAGCCATAAAATCATAATCAACGGCAGATAAAAACCGCTGAAAGAGGATGCATATAAAGTTGGGAAAGCAAAAAACAAAACACCTCCGGCCGCAATAAGCCAAACTTCATTGGCATCCCAAAACGGACCAATGGCGCTTGTAATTGCTTTTTTATCTTTTTCTGTATCAGCAAAAAATAAATGAATTATTCCTGCTCCAAAATCGTAGCCGTCTAAAACCAGATAAACAGCCAGAATTCCCATTAAAACTACGTACCAAAAAAATTCCATACCTATATTTTTTCTGATGAAAGGTCCACATTATGAGGGCCTTTATTAATAATTTTTCCAACTAAAAGCAAAAACAACATTCCCAGTAAAAGGTATAAACCAATAAAACCCAGTAATGTAAACAAAGTATTTCCGGATGAAACCGTTGGCGAAGCGCCGGCTGCAGTTCGCATTAAATTGTAAACCAGCCACGGCTGTCTTCCTAATTCTGCCGTATACCAGCCTGTTGTATTGGCAATATATGGAAATGGCATCATGAACATCAAAGACCATAAAATCCATTTGGTTTGGAATAATTTTCCTCTGATTAATTGGAAAAGCGAAATCACCATTAATCCAATAAAAACCGTTCCAAGTCCTACCATAATATGATATGCATAATACAATCCCGAAATATTGGTTGGATGCAGGTCTTCTTCAAACTGATCTAAACCTTTTATTTCCTGCTCCCAGTTTCCGTAAGTCAGGAAACTTAAAATATTAGGAACGGCAATTTTATTATCGAGTTTTTTGTCTTTTACATCGGGCTGTCCTATTAAAACAATTTCAGAACCTTTTTTCTCGGTATGAAAAATTCCTTCCATTGCTGCAAAAGTTACAGGCTGATATTTTACAACATTTTTTGCCAGTAAATCTCCGGTTGGAACTGCTACAATTACACTCGAAATCAATCCGAAGATTACTCCCGTTTTTAGGAACAATTTCCCAAAAGAAACATTCTTCTTACTCAAAATATAAAAAGCACCAATTCCTGCCACAACAAACGAACTCGTAACTAAAGAAGCTGCCTGATTGTGTAAATAAGAAGGCCAAAGCCAAGGATTAAGGAATAAAGCCTGAAAATTATTCAATACAAATTTTCCGTTTTCGAGGATTTCATATCCAACAGGATTCTGCATCCAGGAATGTGTAGCAATAATTAAGTAACCGCTGGCCCAGGAACCTATCATAATTAATAATCCGGTTACAAAATGCCATTTATGGCCAAGGAGTTTTTCTCCAAATAAAAATAATCCCAGAAAAGAGGATTCGAGAAAGAAAGAAAACATTCCTTCCATTGCGAGAGTCTGGCCTATGATTCCTCCGGTTAATTCGGAGAATTTTGCCCAGTTGGTTCCAAATTGAAATTCCATTGGAATTCCTGTTACCACACCCATTGCAAAATTGAGGGCAAAGATTTTCATCCAGAAATGGGTGGCGTGATTGTATTGTTCGTTATTAGTTTTTAAGTATTTCCATTTGAAGTAAACAATGATGAGCGAAAGACCCATTGTAAGCTGCGGAAAAAGATAATGAAAAGTAATGGTGAAGGCGAATTGCATTCGGTCATAAAAGAGCATTTCTTCCATAATGGTAATTTGTTTATGAAGTTCTACAAATTTAACCATTAGAACCCGAATTAACCTCCTTTAAAAAAAGTTTATCACCTGATATTTGTTAAACTTTTCAACAATTTAAAGAGTAGAAATGACACTTGTCATTTTTTTGAGTTACATATAGTTTGTCATTTCTCCCTTCGGTCGAAATGACAAAATTGCGTATAGATTTGAGCATTTAAACATAGCCCGTGGTTTCAACCACGGGAAACGTATTGTGATTAAGCATGAGTCCTGCGGTTGAAACCGCATATTCTGTTTGATTACGTGATTATTTTTCTAAAATCCCTTTTTCTACACTTTCATTAATCAAACCTTCGGCATAATTCCATATCGATTTTGAGCCTTCTTTTATGATACTTTTCTTTTCATAGACTTTGTCATATTTCACTCCAAATTCTTTCCAGGTGCCGCCATTGTTAGACGTATTCTGCAATAAAGGTTCTAATCTGTCCATAGATCTGGCAAATTTAGCTTCGTTGGTTTCTCCCGCTTCAAATTCTTCCCAGATTGAAATAAATTCTTCGGCTTGATTTTTTGGCAGTAAACCAAAGATTCTGTTTGCGGCTAATCTTTCCTCATCAGTATTTGAGTGATTTTTTACTGTATCGTAAATAAAAACATCTCCCGCATCGATTTCTACAATATCATGAATCAAAACCATTTTTACAACTTTCAAAACGTCAATAGGTTCATTAGAATGTTCTGCCAGAACAATTGCCATTAACGCCAGATGCCAGCTGTGTTCTGCATCATTTTCACATCTGTCGCTGTTGAATAATTTTGTTTTGCGCTGAATGTATTTTACTTTATCAATTTCTTTTATAAAAGCAATTTGATCCAATAAGTCTTTTGTGTTCATTTTCTTTTTTATTTTGAAATGACATTCGTCATATGCAAAATTAAAGCTTAAAGCGTAATTGCTCAAGTTTAAACACATTTATATTAAAGCATATGACAAAATCCGCATTATTTTACACAAAAACCTAATTTCTGTAACATTAGTCACCTATTTTTTTAAAAAACAAAACTACCTTTGTATCCCATCATTTTACAACACCTATCATGAAAATAGAACAAATTTACACCGGATGCTTAGCACAAGGTGCATATTATATCACTTCAAATGGCGAAGCGGCCATTATTGATCCGCTTAGAGAAATACAGCCTTATTTAGATCGTTTAGAACGCGACGGAGTAAAGCTGCAATATATTTTTGAAACGCATTTTCACGCTGATTTCGTTTCAGGACACGTTGATTTAAGCAAAGAAACCGGAGCGCCAATTGTTTACGGTCCAAATGCTGCCTGCGAATTTGACTGCATTTCTGCAAAAGACGGACAGGAATTTAAAGTTGGAAAAGTAACGATCAAAGTTTTGCACACTCCGGGACATACTATGGAAAGCACGACTTTTTTACTTATTGACGAAAATGGAAAAGATCACGCTATTTTCTC includes:
- a CDS encoding HD domain-containing protein, which produces MNTKDLLDQIAFIKEIDKVKYIQRKTKLFNSDRCENDAEHSWHLALMAIVLAEHSNEPIDVLKVVKMVLIHDIVEIDAGDVFIYDTVKNHSNTDEERLAANRIFGLLPKNQAEEFISIWEEFEAGETNEAKFARSMDRLEPLLQNTSNNGGTWKEFGVKYDKVYEKKSIIKEGSKSIWNYAEGLINESVEKGILEK
- a CDS encoding cytochrome ubiquinol oxidase subunit I translates to MEEMLFYDRMQFAFTITFHYLFPQLTMGLSLIIVYFKWKYLKTNNEQYNHATHFWMKIFALNFAMGVVTGIPMEFQFGTNWAKFSELTGGIIGQTLAMEGMFSFFLESSFLGLFLFGEKLLGHKWHFVTGLLIMIGSWASGYLIIATHSWMQNPVGYEILENGKFVLNNFQALFLNPWLWPSYLHNQAASLVTSSFVVAGIGAFYILSKKNVSFGKLFLKTGVIFGLISSVIVAVPTGDLLAKNVVKYQPVTFAAMEGIFHTEKKGSEIVLIGQPDVKDKKLDNKIAVPNILSFLTYGNWEQEIKGLDQFEEDLHPTNISGLYYAYHIMVGLGTVFIGLMVISLFQLIRGKLFQTKWILWSLMFMMPFPYIANTTGWYTAELGRQPWLVYNLMRTAAGASPTVSSGNTLFTLLGFIGLYLLLGMLFLLLVGKIINKGPHNVDLSSEKI
- the cydB gene encoding cytochrome d ubiquinol oxidase subunit II — its product is MEFFWYVVLMGILAVYLVLDGYDFGAGIIHLFFADTEKDKKAITSAIGPFWDANEVWLIAAGGVLFFAFPTLYASSFSGFYLPLIMILWLLIFRAIGLEMRGQIHNPMWESIWDKAFGIASLLLALFFGIALGNIVRGVNLGMVQNGVSTQEPHFFFLPLWNPTFSPQANELGIIDWFTLFLGIVSVVALTIHGANWIIYKTNSSLNPKLKKVVFVLNIVLLVLVCISLQIWHFIEPKPFHNFVENPILWFFPLLTFVGIAGLFKVRSFKKDGHGFIFSTLFLVGGFASTAVSIFPNVLPSTNKVNPSLTIYNTAAHEYGLSAGLSWFFIALFLVIIYFIIQYRVFSGKMDDIGYGEH